In Ectothiorhodospira sp. BSL-9, a single window of DNA contains:
- the ribD gene encoding bifunctional diaminohydroxyphosphoribosylaminopyrimidine deaminase/5-amino-6-(5-phosphoribosylamino)uracil reductase RibD: MNDFTPDDHRFMARALQLAAMGLYTTDPNPRVGCVVVRGTQVLGEGYHARAGEAHAEVRALRAAGEQARGSTVYVTLEPCNHHGRTPPCVDALLAAGVRRVVVAMEDPNPLVSGQGLERLRQAGVSVAHGLMAEAAHDLNPGFISRMQRRRPWVRVKLAASLDGRTAMASGESQWITGEAARQDVQRLRARASALLTGMGTVLADDPRLNVRIAAAELGVDGVVKQPLRIVLDRQGQLSPRARLFQDEAPVQVFTAEHRVEELQAQLASTGARVQGIPRAHGHLDLTAVLESLAEQEVNEVHVEAGPRLSGALMQVGCVDELIIYLAPHLMGGDARGLMDLPIQHMADRIPLEIRDVRPVGLDWRITARPSAA, encoded by the coding sequence ATGAACGACTTCACTCCTGACGATCACCGTTTCATGGCCCGAGCCCTGCAGTTGGCGGCCATGGGCCTGTACACCACCGACCCCAACCCGCGGGTGGGGTGTGTGGTGGTGCGCGGCACGCAGGTGCTGGGTGAGGGTTATCATGCCCGCGCTGGTGAGGCCCATGCCGAGGTCCGGGCCCTGCGCGCGGCCGGCGAGCAGGCGCGGGGCAGTACGGTCTACGTGACCCTGGAACCCTGCAATCATCATGGGCGGACCCCACCCTGCGTGGATGCCCTGCTGGCGGCCGGGGTGCGCCGGGTGGTGGTGGCCATGGAAGACCCCAACCCACTGGTGTCCGGCCAGGGGCTGGAACGCCTGCGTCAGGCAGGGGTCAGCGTCGCCCATGGCCTGATGGCCGAGGCGGCCCATGACCTCAACCCGGGGTTCATCAGTCGCATGCAGCGCCGGCGCCCCTGGGTGCGCGTGAAACTGGCCGCCAGCCTGGACGGGCGTACCGCCATGGCGTCTGGCGAGAGCCAGTGGATCACCGGCGAGGCGGCACGTCAGGATGTACAGCGCCTGCGGGCCCGGGCCTCCGCCTTGCTCACCGGCATGGGCACGGTGCTGGCCGATGATCCGAGATTGAACGTGCGCATTGCCGCTGCCGAACTGGGTGTGGACGGTGTCGTGAAGCAGCCCCTGCGGATCGTGCTGGACCGGCAAGGCCAACTATCCCCCCGGGCGCGCCTGTTCCAGGACGAGGCCCCGGTACAGGTCTTCACCGCCGAGCATCGAGTGGAGGAGCTTCAGGCGCAGCTGGCCAGCACCGGCGCCCGTGTGCAGGGTATTCCCAGGGCACACGGCCACCTGGATCTGACCGCCGTACTCGAATCACTGGCGGAACAGGAGGTCAACGAAGTGCACGTGGAGGCAGGCCCGAGACTGTCCGGCGCCCTGATGCAAGTGGGCTGCGTGGACGAATTGATCATCTACCTGGCACCCCACCTCATGGGGGGCGATGCACGGGGGCTGATGGACCTGCCCATCCAGCACATGGCCGACCGTATTCCCCTGGAGATCCGGGATGTCCGCCCGGTGGGCCTGGACTGGCGCATCACGGCGCGCCCGTCGGCGGCGTGA